In Mus caroli chromosome 9, CAROLI_EIJ_v1.1, whole genome shotgun sequence, a single window of DNA contains:
- the Ccpg1 gene encoding cell cycle progression protein 1 isoform X3 translates to MSESSSDSDSSCGWTVINHEGSDIEIVNSATASDNCGLTLECSLVEQEELPVLYVGHGGEESSANNTSSVGEAMLSSMRETKSAVEVEEAPSPEDNVYFGTTSDDSDIVTLEPPKLEEMGIQEVTIQEVPSSDDLNMGSSSSSQYAFCQPETERWWEKLWKIPGCLRGWDDQLRLRVPSQLALQVFSSQPSDEESSSDDTSHEPSPAPRRRRNRKKTVSISESEEPSLAEPEDEPSKEPSKRHFSRGLNKCVILALVIAVSMGFGHFYGTIQIQKRQQLVRKIHEDELNGVNGYLSQCKQEQVSFLDFKSLKESLERCWAITESEKTTFETQKKNLAAENQYLRISLEKEEQALSSVQEELRQLREQIRLLEDKGTSTQLVRENQVLKQYLEVEKQKTNSFLSERETLLEEARMLKKDLEREQLTVMALRAELEQFVPGQAQSRAESPSVQTEEKEVGLLQQRLAELEQKLSFEQQRSDLWERLYVEAKDQHGKQETDGRKRGSRGSHRAKSKSKETFLGTVKETFDAMKNSTKEFVRHHKEKIKQAKEAVKENLKKFSDSVKSTFRHFKDTTKNIFDEKGSKRFRAPKEAATEKTRTAYSYSSYSQQEAPNQNQNCRRPFAQRDGGREKPSHSEEIRKNANSYTFKAKSDCRGTHSTRRVCSVDLIKSNVW, encoded by the exons ATGTCTGAAAGTTCCAGCGACAGTGACTCATCTTGTGGCTGGACTGTCATCAATCATGAG GGTTCTGATATAGAGATCGTGAATTCTGCCACAGCCAGTGACAACTGTGGACTGACTCTAGAATGTTCCTTAGTAGAACAAGAGGAGCTGCCTGTTCTTTATGTAGGGCATGGAGGTGAAG AAAGCAGCGCAAACAACACATCGTCGGTGGGAGAAGCCATGTTGTCATCAATGAGAGAAACCAAGTCAGCAGTTGAG GTGGAGGAAGCACCTTCCCCTGAAGACAATGTCTATTTCGGAACTACTAGTGACGATTCGGATATTGTTACACTTGAACCACCTAAGCTGGAAGAAATGGGGATCCAGGAAGTTACAATTCAAGAAGTGCCCAGCTCAGATGACCTTAACATGGGCTCTTCCTCCAGCAGCCAGTACGCCTTCTGCCAGCCAGAAACCG AAAGGTGGTGGGAGAAGCTGTGGAAGATTCCTGGATGCTTAAGGGGATGGGATGATCAGCTGAGACTACGTGTTcctagccagcttgctctccaAG tCTTTTCATCTCAGCCTAGTGATGAGGAATCCAGTAGTGATGACACCAGCCACGAGCCCAGCCCTGCTCCTAGACGGCGCCGCAACAGGAAGAAGACCGTTTCTATCTCAGAGTCTGAGGAGCCTTCACTCGCTGAGCCGGAAGATGAGCCCTCCAAGGAACCAAGTAAACGCCACTTTAGTCGTGGTCTCAACAAGTGTGTTATCCTGGCCTTGGTGATTGCTGTCAGCATGGGATTTGGACATTTCTatg GCACAATCCAGATTCAGAAGCGTCAGCAGTTAGTCAGAAAGATCCACGAAGATGAGCTGAATGGTGTGAACGGTTATCTCTCACAGTGCAAGCAGGAACAAGTGTCTTTTCTAGATTTCAAG TCGCTGAAAGAAAGCCTTGAGAGGTGTTGGGCCATTACTGAATCAGAGAAGACTACATTTGAAACTCAGAAGAAGAACCTTGCTGCAGAAAACCAGTATTTACGAATATCTctggagaaggaagaacaagcCCTGTCTTCAGTACAGGAAGAGCTACGGCAACTAAGGGAGCAGATTAGATTGTTGGAGGATAAAGGCACAAGCACCCAGTTAGTTAGGGAGAACCAGGTTCTTAAGCAGTACTTAGAagtggaaaaacagaaaacaaatagctTCCTTAGTGAAAGGGAGACGCTCTTGGAGGAGGCAAGGATGCTGAAAAAGGACCTGGAGAGGGAACAGCTCACAGTCATGGCTCTGCGGGCAGAACTTGAGCAGTTCGTCCCTGGCCAGGCGCAGAGCCGTGCAGAGTCTCCTAGTGTGCAGActgaagagaaggaagtggggcTGTTACAGCAGAGGCTGGCTGAGCTGGAGCAGAAGCTCAGCTTTGAGCAGCAGCGCTCGGATTTGTGGGAGAGACTGTACGTTGAGGCGAAGGATCAACATGGAAAGCAGGAGAcagatgggaggaagagaggaagcagaggaagccaCAGGGCGAAGAGCAAGTCGAAGGAGACATTTCTGGGGACAGTTAAGGAAACATTTGATGCTATGAAGAATTCTACCAAGGAGTTTGTGAGACATCATAAAGAAAAAATCAAGCAGGCCAAAGAAGCTGTGAAGGAGAATCTGAAAAAATTCTCAGATTCGGTCAAATCCACTTTTCGCCATTTCAAAGATACTACCAAGAATATCTTTGATGAAAAGGGCAGTAAGAGGTTCAGGGCTCCAAAAGAAGCAGCAACTGAAAAGACAAGAACAGCTTATAGTTATTCCTCCTACTCACAGCAGGAGGcaccaaaccaaaaccagaatTGCAGGCGCCCTTTTgcacagagggatggagggagagaaaagccCAGTCACTctgaagaaattagaaagaatGCAAATTCATACACATTCAAGGCCAAGTCTGACTGCAGAGGCACCCATTCCACCAGAAGGGTTTGTTCAG
- the Ccpg1 gene encoding cell cycle progression protein 1 isoform X1, whose protein sequence is MSESSSDSDSSCGWTVINHEGSDIEIVNSATASDNCGLTLECSLVEQEELPVLYVGHGGEESSANNTSSVGEAMLSSMRETKSAVEVEEAPSPEDNVYFGTTSDDSDIVTLEPPKLEEMGIQEVTIQEVPSSDDLNMGSSSSSQYAFCQPETERWWEKLWKIPGCLRGWDDQLRLRVPSQLALQVFSSQPSDEESSSDDTSHEPSPAPRRRRNRKKTVSISESEEPSLAEPEDEPSKEPSKRHFSRGLNKCVILALVIAVSMGFGHFYGTIQIQKRQQLVRKIHEDELNGVNGYLSQCKQEQVSFLDFKSLKESLERCWAITESEKTTFETQKKNLAAENQYLRISLEKEEQALSSVQEELRQLREQIRLLEDKGTSTQLVRENQVLKQYLEVEKQKTNSFLSERETLLEEARMLKKDLEREQLTVMALRAELEQFVPGQAQSRAESPSVQTEEKEVGLLQQRLAELEQKLSFEQQRSDLWERLYVEAKDQHGKQETDGRKRGSRGSHRAKSKSKETFLGTVKETFDAMKNSTKEFVRHHKEKIKQAKEAVKENLKKFSDSVKSTFRHFKDTTKNIFDEKGSKRFRAPKEAATEKTRTAYSYSSYSQQEAPNQNQNCRRPFAQRDGGREKPSHSEEIRKNANSYTFKAKSDCRGTHSTRRVCSGMFECAGQEAISPVNKASPVRMNDFRQLIHWYLVNELETFHHWEELDQFISPFFPNGVFRHDQKLFADFVDDVKGYLKSIKEYRVEDGNLEKLDGCIYRHFGHVFALPFGPSRPDKKQRMVNIENARHRKQEQKHLHPQPYEREGKWQKYGRANGRHTANLEIELGQLPFDPKY, encoded by the exons ATGTCTGAAAGTTCCAGCGACAGTGACTCATCTTGTGGCTGGACTGTCATCAATCATGAG GGTTCTGATATAGAGATCGTGAATTCTGCCACAGCCAGTGACAACTGTGGACTGACTCTAGAATGTTCCTTAGTAGAACAAGAGGAGCTGCCTGTTCTTTATGTAGGGCATGGAGGTGAAG AAAGCAGCGCAAACAACACATCGTCGGTGGGAGAAGCCATGTTGTCATCAATGAGAGAAACCAAGTCAGCAGTTGAG GTGGAGGAAGCACCTTCCCCTGAAGACAATGTCTATTTCGGAACTACTAGTGACGATTCGGATATTGTTACACTTGAACCACCTAAGCTGGAAGAAATGGGGATCCAGGAAGTTACAATTCAAGAAGTGCCCAGCTCAGATGACCTTAACATGGGCTCTTCCTCCAGCAGCCAGTACGCCTTCTGCCAGCCAGAAACCG AAAGGTGGTGGGAGAAGCTGTGGAAGATTCCTGGATGCTTAAGGGGATGGGATGATCAGCTGAGACTACGTGTTcctagccagcttgctctccaAG tCTTTTCATCTCAGCCTAGTGATGAGGAATCCAGTAGTGATGACACCAGCCACGAGCCCAGCCCTGCTCCTAGACGGCGCCGCAACAGGAAGAAGACCGTTTCTATCTCAGAGTCTGAGGAGCCTTCACTCGCTGAGCCGGAAGATGAGCCCTCCAAGGAACCAAGTAAACGCCACTTTAGTCGTGGTCTCAACAAGTGTGTTATCCTGGCCTTGGTGATTGCTGTCAGCATGGGATTTGGACATTTCTatg GCACAATCCAGATTCAGAAGCGTCAGCAGTTAGTCAGAAAGATCCACGAAGATGAGCTGAATGGTGTGAACGGTTATCTCTCACAGTGCAAGCAGGAACAAGTGTCTTTTCTAGATTTCAAG TCGCTGAAAGAAAGCCTTGAGAGGTGTTGGGCCATTACTGAATCAGAGAAGACTACATTTGAAACTCAGAAGAAGAACCTTGCTGCAGAAAACCAGTATTTACGAATATCTctggagaaggaagaacaagcCCTGTCTTCAGTACAGGAAGAGCTACGGCAACTAAGGGAGCAGATTAGATTGTTGGAGGATAAAGGCACAAGCACCCAGTTAGTTAGGGAGAACCAGGTTCTTAAGCAGTACTTAGAagtggaaaaacagaaaacaaatagctTCCTTAGTGAAAGGGAGACGCTCTTGGAGGAGGCAAGGATGCTGAAAAAGGACCTGGAGAGGGAACAGCTCACAGTCATGGCTCTGCGGGCAGAACTTGAGCAGTTCGTCCCTGGCCAGGCGCAGAGCCGTGCAGAGTCTCCTAGTGTGCAGActgaagagaaggaagtggggcTGTTACAGCAGAGGCTGGCTGAGCTGGAGCAGAAGCTCAGCTTTGAGCAGCAGCGCTCGGATTTGTGGGAGAGACTGTACGTTGAGGCGAAGGATCAACATGGAAAGCAGGAGAcagatgggaggaagagaggaagcagaggaagccaCAGGGCGAAGAGCAAGTCGAAGGAGACATTTCTGGGGACAGTTAAGGAAACATTTGATGCTATGAAGAATTCTACCAAGGAGTTTGTGAGACATCATAAAGAAAAAATCAAGCAGGCCAAAGAAGCTGTGAAGGAGAATCTGAAAAAATTCTCAGATTCGGTCAAATCCACTTTTCGCCATTTCAAAGATACTACCAAGAATATCTTTGATGAAAAGGGCAGTAAGAGGTTCAGGGCTCCAAAAGAAGCAGCAACTGAAAAGACAAGAACAGCTTATAGTTATTCCTCCTACTCACAGCAGGAGGcaccaaaccaaaaccagaatTGCAGGCGCCCTTTTgcacagagggatggagggagagaaaagccCAGTCACTctgaagaaattagaaagaatGCAAATTCATACACATTCAAGGCCAAGTCTGACTGCAGAGGCACCCATTCCACCAGAAGGGTTTGTTCAGGTATGTTTGAATGTGCTGGACAGGAAGCCATTAGCCCTGTTAATAAGGCGAGTCCTGTTAGGATGAATGACTTTAGACAGCTGATTCACTGGTACTTAGTGAATGAACTGGAGACTTTTCACCACTGGGAAGAACTGGATCAGTTCATCAGTCCGTTTTTTCCGAATGGTGTCTTTAGACATGACCAGAAGCTCTTCGCCGACTTTGTTGATGATGTGAAAGGTTACCTTAAGAGCATAAAGGAGTATCGAGTAGAGGATGGCAATCTGGAGAAGTTGGACGGATGTATATATAGACACTTTGGGCATGTTTTCGCCCTGCCATTTGGACCCAG
- the Ccpg1 gene encoding cell cycle progression protein 1 isoform X4, with amino-acid sequence MSESSSDSDSSCGWTVINHEGSDIEIVNSATASDNCGLTLECSLVEQEELPVLYVGHGGEESSANNTSSVGEAMLSSMRETKSAVEVEEAPSPEDNVYFGTTSDDSDIVTLEPPKLEEMGIQEVTIQEVPSSDDLNMGSSSSSQYAFCQPETVFSSQPSDEESSSDDTSHEPSPAPRRRRNRKKTVSISESEEPSLAEPEDEPSKEPSKRHFSRGLNKCVILALVIAVSMGFGHFYGTIQIQKRQQLVRKIHEDELNGVNGYLSQCKQEQVSFLDFKSLKESLERCWAITESEKTTFETQKKNLAAENQYLRISLEKEEQALSSVQEELRQLREQIRLLEDKGTSTQLVRENQVLKQYLEVEKQKTNSFLSERETLLEEARMLKKDLEREQLTVMALRAELEQFVPGQAQSRAESPSVQTEEKEVGLLQQRLAELEQKLSFEQQRSDLWERLYVEAKDQHGKQETDGRKRGSRGSHRAKSKSKETFLGTVKETFDAMKNSTKEFVRHHKEKIKQAKEAVKENLKKFSDSVKSTFRHFKDTTKNIFDEKGSKRFRAPKEAATEKTRTAYSYSSYSQQEAPNQNQNCRRPFAQRDGGREKPSHSEEIRKNANSYTFKAKSDCRGTHSTRRVCSVDLIKSNVW; translated from the exons ATGTCTGAAAGTTCCAGCGACAGTGACTCATCTTGTGGCTGGACTGTCATCAATCATGAG GGTTCTGATATAGAGATCGTGAATTCTGCCACAGCCAGTGACAACTGTGGACTGACTCTAGAATGTTCCTTAGTAGAACAAGAGGAGCTGCCTGTTCTTTATGTAGGGCATGGAGGTGAAG AAAGCAGCGCAAACAACACATCGTCGGTGGGAGAAGCCATGTTGTCATCAATGAGAGAAACCAAGTCAGCAGTTGAG GTGGAGGAAGCACCTTCCCCTGAAGACAATGTCTATTTCGGAACTACTAGTGACGATTCGGATATTGTTACACTTGAACCACCTAAGCTGGAAGAAATGGGGATCCAGGAAGTTACAATTCAAGAAGTGCCCAGCTCAGATGACCTTAACATGGGCTCTTCCTCCAGCAGCCAGTACGCCTTCTGCCAGCCAGAAACCG tCTTTTCATCTCAGCCTAGTGATGAGGAATCCAGTAGTGATGACACCAGCCACGAGCCCAGCCCTGCTCCTAGACGGCGCCGCAACAGGAAGAAGACCGTTTCTATCTCAGAGTCTGAGGAGCCTTCACTCGCTGAGCCGGAAGATGAGCCCTCCAAGGAACCAAGTAAACGCCACTTTAGTCGTGGTCTCAACAAGTGTGTTATCCTGGCCTTGGTGATTGCTGTCAGCATGGGATTTGGACATTTCTatg GCACAATCCAGATTCAGAAGCGTCAGCAGTTAGTCAGAAAGATCCACGAAGATGAGCTGAATGGTGTGAACGGTTATCTCTCACAGTGCAAGCAGGAACAAGTGTCTTTTCTAGATTTCAAG TCGCTGAAAGAAAGCCTTGAGAGGTGTTGGGCCATTACTGAATCAGAGAAGACTACATTTGAAACTCAGAAGAAGAACCTTGCTGCAGAAAACCAGTATTTACGAATATCTctggagaaggaagaacaagcCCTGTCTTCAGTACAGGAAGAGCTACGGCAACTAAGGGAGCAGATTAGATTGTTGGAGGATAAAGGCACAAGCACCCAGTTAGTTAGGGAGAACCAGGTTCTTAAGCAGTACTTAGAagtggaaaaacagaaaacaaatagctTCCTTAGTGAAAGGGAGACGCTCTTGGAGGAGGCAAGGATGCTGAAAAAGGACCTGGAGAGGGAACAGCTCACAGTCATGGCTCTGCGGGCAGAACTTGAGCAGTTCGTCCCTGGCCAGGCGCAGAGCCGTGCAGAGTCTCCTAGTGTGCAGActgaagagaaggaagtggggcTGTTACAGCAGAGGCTGGCTGAGCTGGAGCAGAAGCTCAGCTTTGAGCAGCAGCGCTCGGATTTGTGGGAGAGACTGTACGTTGAGGCGAAGGATCAACATGGAAAGCAGGAGAcagatgggaggaagagaggaagcagaggaagccaCAGGGCGAAGAGCAAGTCGAAGGAGACATTTCTGGGGACAGTTAAGGAAACATTTGATGCTATGAAGAATTCTACCAAGGAGTTTGTGAGACATCATAAAGAAAAAATCAAGCAGGCCAAAGAAGCTGTGAAGGAGAATCTGAAAAAATTCTCAGATTCGGTCAAATCCACTTTTCGCCATTTCAAAGATACTACCAAGAATATCTTTGATGAAAAGGGCAGTAAGAGGTTCAGGGCTCCAAAAGAAGCAGCAACTGAAAAGACAAGAACAGCTTATAGTTATTCCTCCTACTCACAGCAGGAGGcaccaaaccaaaaccagaatTGCAGGCGCCCTTTTgcacagagggatggagggagagaaaagccCAGTCACTctgaagaaattagaaagaatGCAAATTCATACACATTCAAGGCCAAGTCTGACTGCAGAGGCACCCATTCCACCAGAAGGGTTTGTTCAG
- the Ccpg1 gene encoding cell cycle progression protein 1 isoform X5, with amino-acid sequence MSISELLVTIRILLHLNHLSWKKWGSRKLQFKKCPAQMTLTWALPPAASTPSASQKPPSDEESSSDDTSHEPSPAPRRRRNRKKTVSISESEEPSLAEPEDEPSKEPSKRHFSRGLNKCVILALVIAVSMGFGHFYGTIQIQKRQQLVRKIHEDELNGVNGYLSQCKQEQVSFLDFKSLKESLERCWAITESEKTTFETQKKNLAAENQYLRISLEKEEQALSSVQEELRQLREQIRLLEDKGTSTQLVRENQVLKQYLEVEKQKTNSFLSERETLLEEARMLKKDLEREQLTVMALRAELEQFVPGQAQSRAESPSVQTEEKEVGLLQQRLAELEQKLSFEQQRSDLWERLYVEAKDQHGKQETDGRKRGSRGSHRAKSKSKETFLGTVKETFDAMKNSTKEFVRHHKEKIKQAKEAVKENLKKFSDSVKSTFRHFKDTTKNIFDEKGSKRFRAPKEAATEKTRTAYSYSSYSQQEAPNQNQNCRRPFAQRDGGREKPSHSEEIRKNANSYTFKAKSDCRGTHSTRRVCSGMFECAGQEAISPVNKASPVRMNDFRQLIHWYLVNELETFHHWEELDQFISPFFPNGVFRHDQKLFADFVDDVKGYLKSIKEYRVEDGNLEKLDGCIYRHFGHVFALPFGPRSVYIKPCYYNSF; translated from the exons ATGTCTATTTCGGAACTACTAGTGACGATTCGGATATTGTTACACTTGAACCACCTAAGCTGGAAGAAATGGGGATCCAGGAAGTTACAATTCAAGAAGTGCCCAGCTCAGATGACCTTAACATGGGCTCTTCCTCCAGCAGCCAGTACGCCTTCTGCCAGCCAGAAACCG CCTAGTGATGAGGAATCCAGTAGTGATGACACCAGCCACGAGCCCAGCCCTGCTCCTAGACGGCGCCGCAACAGGAAGAAGACCGTTTCTATCTCAGAGTCTGAGGAGCCTTCACTCGCTGAGCCGGAAGATGAGCCCTCCAAGGAACCAAGTAAACGCCACTTTAGTCGTGGTCTCAACAAGTGTGTTATCCTGGCCTTGGTGATTGCTGTCAGCATGGGATTTGGACATTTCTatg GCACAATCCAGATTCAGAAGCGTCAGCAGTTAGTCAGAAAGATCCACGAAGATGAGCTGAATGGTGTGAACGGTTATCTCTCACAGTGCAAGCAGGAACAAGTGTCTTTTCTAGATTTCAAG TCGCTGAAAGAAAGCCTTGAGAGGTGTTGGGCCATTACTGAATCAGAGAAGACTACATTTGAAACTCAGAAGAAGAACCTTGCTGCAGAAAACCAGTATTTACGAATATCTctggagaaggaagaacaagcCCTGTCTTCAGTACAGGAAGAGCTACGGCAACTAAGGGAGCAGATTAGATTGTTGGAGGATAAAGGCACAAGCACCCAGTTAGTTAGGGAGAACCAGGTTCTTAAGCAGTACTTAGAagtggaaaaacagaaaacaaatagctTCCTTAGTGAAAGGGAGACGCTCTTGGAGGAGGCAAGGATGCTGAAAAAGGACCTGGAGAGGGAACAGCTCACAGTCATGGCTCTGCGGGCAGAACTTGAGCAGTTCGTCCCTGGCCAGGCGCAGAGCCGTGCAGAGTCTCCTAGTGTGCAGActgaagagaaggaagtggggcTGTTACAGCAGAGGCTGGCTGAGCTGGAGCAGAAGCTCAGCTTTGAGCAGCAGCGCTCGGATTTGTGGGAGAGACTGTACGTTGAGGCGAAGGATCAACATGGAAAGCAGGAGAcagatgggaggaagagaggaagcagaggaagccaCAGGGCGAAGAGCAAGTCGAAGGAGACATTTCTGGGGACAGTTAAGGAAACATTTGATGCTATGAAGAATTCTACCAAGGAGTTTGTGAGACATCATAAAGAAAAAATCAAGCAGGCCAAAGAAGCTGTGAAGGAGAATCTGAAAAAATTCTCAGATTCGGTCAAATCCACTTTTCGCCATTTCAAAGATACTACCAAGAATATCTTTGATGAAAAGGGCAGTAAGAGGTTCAGGGCTCCAAAAGAAGCAGCAACTGAAAAGACAAGAACAGCTTATAGTTATTCCTCCTACTCACAGCAGGAGGcaccaaaccaaaaccagaatTGCAGGCGCCCTTTTgcacagagggatggagggagagaaaagccCAGTCACTctgaagaaattagaaagaatGCAAATTCATACACATTCAAGGCCAAGTCTGACTGCAGAGGCACCCATTCCACCAGAAGGGTTTGTTCAGGTATGTTTGAATGTGCTGGACAGGAAGCCATTAGCCCTGTTAATAAGGCGAGTCCTGTTAGGATGAATGACTTTAGACAGCTGATTCACTGGTACTTAGTGAATGAACTGGAGACTTTTCACCACTGGGAAGAACTGGATCAGTTCATCAGTCCGTTTTTTCCGAATGGTGTCTTTAGACATGACCAGAAGCTCTTCGCCGACTTTGTTGATGATGTGAAAGGTTACCTTAAGAGCATAAAGGAGTATCGAGTAGAGGATGGCAATCTGGAGAAGTTGGACGGATGTATATATAGACACTTTGGGCATGTTTTCGCCCTGCCATTTGGACCCAGGTCGGTTTACATAAAACCATGTTACTATAATAGCTTCTAA
- the Ccpg1 gene encoding cell cycle progression protein 1 isoform X2 produces MSESSSDSDSSCGWTVINHEGSDIEIVNSATASDNCGLTLECSLVEQEELPVLYVGHGGEESSANNTSSVGEAMLSSMRETKSAVEVEEAPSPEDNVYFGTTSDDSDIVTLEPPKLEEMGIQEVTIQEVPSSDDLNMGSSSSSQYAFCQPETVFSSQPSDEESSSDDTSHEPSPAPRRRRNRKKTVSISESEEPSLAEPEDEPSKEPSKRHFSRGLNKCVILALVIAVSMGFGHFYGTIQIQKRQQLVRKIHEDELNGVNGYLSQCKQEQVSFLDFKSLKESLERCWAITESEKTTFETQKKNLAAENQYLRISLEKEEQALSSVQEELRQLREQIRLLEDKGTSTQLVRENQVLKQYLEVEKQKTNSFLSERETLLEEARMLKKDLEREQLTVMALRAELEQFVPGQAQSRAESPSVQTEEKEVGLLQQRLAELEQKLSFEQQRSDLWERLYVEAKDQHGKQETDGRKRGSRGSHRAKSKSKETFLGTVKETFDAMKNSTKEFVRHHKEKIKQAKEAVKENLKKFSDSVKSTFRHFKDTTKNIFDEKGSKRFRAPKEAATEKTRTAYSYSSYSQQEAPNQNQNCRRPFAQRDGGREKPSHSEEIRKNANSYTFKAKSDCRGTHSTRRVCSGMFECAGQEAISPVNKASPVRMNDFRQLIHWYLVNELETFHHWEELDQFISPFFPNGVFRHDQKLFADFVDDVKGYLKSIKEYRVEDGNLEKLDGCIYRHFGHVFALPFGPSRPDKKQRMVNIENARHRKQEQKHLHPQPYEREGKWQKYGRANGRHTANLEIELGQLPFDPKY; encoded by the exons ATGTCTGAAAGTTCCAGCGACAGTGACTCATCTTGTGGCTGGACTGTCATCAATCATGAG GGTTCTGATATAGAGATCGTGAATTCTGCCACAGCCAGTGACAACTGTGGACTGACTCTAGAATGTTCCTTAGTAGAACAAGAGGAGCTGCCTGTTCTTTATGTAGGGCATGGAGGTGAAG AAAGCAGCGCAAACAACACATCGTCGGTGGGAGAAGCCATGTTGTCATCAATGAGAGAAACCAAGTCAGCAGTTGAG GTGGAGGAAGCACCTTCCCCTGAAGACAATGTCTATTTCGGAACTACTAGTGACGATTCGGATATTGTTACACTTGAACCACCTAAGCTGGAAGAAATGGGGATCCAGGAAGTTACAATTCAAGAAGTGCCCAGCTCAGATGACCTTAACATGGGCTCTTCCTCCAGCAGCCAGTACGCCTTCTGCCAGCCAGAAACCG tCTTTTCATCTCAGCCTAGTGATGAGGAATCCAGTAGTGATGACACCAGCCACGAGCCCAGCCCTGCTCCTAGACGGCGCCGCAACAGGAAGAAGACCGTTTCTATCTCAGAGTCTGAGGAGCCTTCACTCGCTGAGCCGGAAGATGAGCCCTCCAAGGAACCAAGTAAACGCCACTTTAGTCGTGGTCTCAACAAGTGTGTTATCCTGGCCTTGGTGATTGCTGTCAGCATGGGATTTGGACATTTCTatg GCACAATCCAGATTCAGAAGCGTCAGCAGTTAGTCAGAAAGATCCACGAAGATGAGCTGAATGGTGTGAACGGTTATCTCTCACAGTGCAAGCAGGAACAAGTGTCTTTTCTAGATTTCAAG TCGCTGAAAGAAAGCCTTGAGAGGTGTTGGGCCATTACTGAATCAGAGAAGACTACATTTGAAACTCAGAAGAAGAACCTTGCTGCAGAAAACCAGTATTTACGAATATCTctggagaaggaagaacaagcCCTGTCTTCAGTACAGGAAGAGCTACGGCAACTAAGGGAGCAGATTAGATTGTTGGAGGATAAAGGCACAAGCACCCAGTTAGTTAGGGAGAACCAGGTTCTTAAGCAGTACTTAGAagtggaaaaacagaaaacaaatagctTCCTTAGTGAAAGGGAGACGCTCTTGGAGGAGGCAAGGATGCTGAAAAAGGACCTGGAGAGGGAACAGCTCACAGTCATGGCTCTGCGGGCAGAACTTGAGCAGTTCGTCCCTGGCCAGGCGCAGAGCCGTGCAGAGTCTCCTAGTGTGCAGActgaagagaaggaagtggggcTGTTACAGCAGAGGCTGGCTGAGCTGGAGCAGAAGCTCAGCTTTGAGCAGCAGCGCTCGGATTTGTGGGAGAGACTGTACGTTGAGGCGAAGGATCAACATGGAAAGCAGGAGAcagatgggaggaagagaggaagcagaggaagccaCAGGGCGAAGAGCAAGTCGAAGGAGACATTTCTGGGGACAGTTAAGGAAACATTTGATGCTATGAAGAATTCTACCAAGGAGTTTGTGAGACATCATAAAGAAAAAATCAAGCAGGCCAAAGAAGCTGTGAAGGAGAATCTGAAAAAATTCTCAGATTCGGTCAAATCCACTTTTCGCCATTTCAAAGATACTACCAAGAATATCTTTGATGAAAAGGGCAGTAAGAGGTTCAGGGCTCCAAAAGAAGCAGCAACTGAAAAGACAAGAACAGCTTATAGTTATTCCTCCTACTCACAGCAGGAGGcaccaaaccaaaaccagaatTGCAGGCGCCCTTTTgcacagagggatggagggagagaaaagccCAGTCACTctgaagaaattagaaagaatGCAAATTCATACACATTCAAGGCCAAGTCTGACTGCAGAGGCACCCATTCCACCAGAAGGGTTTGTTCAGGTATGTTTGAATGTGCTGGACAGGAAGCCATTAGCCCTGTTAATAAGGCGAGTCCTGTTAGGATGAATGACTTTAGACAGCTGATTCACTGGTACTTAGTGAATGAACTGGAGACTTTTCACCACTGGGAAGAACTGGATCAGTTCATCAGTCCGTTTTTTCCGAATGGTGTCTTTAGACATGACCAGAAGCTCTTCGCCGACTTTGTTGATGATGTGAAAGGTTACCTTAAGAGCATAAAGGAGTATCGAGTAGAGGATGGCAATCTGGAGAAGTTGGACGGATGTATATATAGACACTTTGGGCATGTTTTCGCCCTGCCATTTGGACCCAG